The Brassica napus cultivar Da-Ae chromosome C1, Da-Ae, whole genome shotgun sequence DNA segment GGATCTGGCCGAAAATGGCACAGCAAGGATTGAtggaattttgttttggccagattatacacttatgtttatcacatctggtaaaatggccaaacaaaaggattgaatcaaaaggtttaagctttctctaataattttatgattcataagtttttataaacaagattcatgtagatctttaggtattttgataagtttataagtttttagagaaacatagaacctttagagaattttaagttttatggattcaagatacttttagaatcaagtttcatatggatcatatggatcatagaaacaagatcaatattttaaatccatagattgtttataagttatggattcatatagatcctaGATTTGTTTCAGATATAATGGTGTTCTTTAGATTtcaaggttttgatttgtttacctttttcaccacaagaatctgagaggaccaccgtgagagttggccggaatttgagagagagaggagttttccggcggagagagagaggtggcctGGTGGAGAGGAGGCTGAGCGCCGGTGGAGCAAAGGCTGAGCaccggaggagctggccggaaagAGGATCGCCGGTTGAGAGAGATTTCTCAGGTGGAGAgcacaatcgtgctgataacgtgttagaaatatgagagaagtgttgttgtgaaagttgtgtctttctcattagctctcactatcaatatatagtggaggttCATAAGGGTTTACACAAAGGAGAGAATCTACACATTTAATACATTTGACTACAAATATctagacttggtcaaagctcataaatgctccggttgaatgagtcttcatcttgactagtcttggtcggatgtagacggaccggagacgggtgtagacggaccggatagTCGGGTCAGATGTAAACCTCCTtaatggttaatggcaatccacatatccatatcATGGATTTATAACAATGCGgttataatgttatatataatcgATTAATTCGTTTTGAATATCACTAATTTATGGCGGCTATAAGgttattacaaaaaaatcatgtaaatattcaaaaaaatataacagaTATAGATAGGTCTActaaaaatagatatatatatatatatatatatatatatatatatatataggcctATAAAAATATAGACAAGATAGATCTTTTAAATATAGATATAGATagatctattaaaataaattagttgGTAGATTCAGAAATTTAGATGAATTGGGTAAGTTCATTTTCAAGAGGATCTAagtagtttttagttttatttgattCTTAAATTTAGAGAAAAGACAAATCATATCATAATAAATCcactattatttatttcaattaattatcatatatgttatcaaatttttaatatttataacatTGAATAACAAACCTTCATCCCTATAAATTACATATATCCACAAAAAGCTATACATGCATGCATCTCCTTTCAAGCTATAAAAAGTTAGTTAATTTGAAAACTAGATATGATTAAGTCTAAAGACATAATTTTTCAAGCAAAGAGAATAGTTCTTACAAAAATCTCGAGTTTAAGGCACATAATCAAGGTACCAAAGGGTCACTTTACTGTATACGttggagaagacgaagaagagacGAAGAGATTTGTTGTTCCCATCTATTATTTAAAACATCATTTGTTCCAAGCTCTGTTGCATCTATCTGAAAATGAATTTGGCACAGATCATTCCAGGAAATATCTCACGATCCCTTGTGCTGAAGATGTCTTCATTGAAGTTACTTCTCGTTTGAATTGAATTTAAATACATAGTGCTAAAAGCCTAAAACTAAAGTTGTTCGGTTTGATTATCAGTTTGGTTAGGtgtcttattttcttttcttttttttaagtcaaACAACgttaaaattaaaaccaaaatgtataaataaaaattggcTGGGGAAATTGTATTCGTGCCTTTCTTTACGGTGCTtcctataaatattttgaatcaatattacaaatatttagTTCGTtttaagttattatatattacaaaGCAATATAAAAATCTGAATTTCTAATAAAAAATGACATATTCGCAGtattacataaattttttttgggaCCTCGACTTAGTTATTTCACTACTAGGTTGGGTacctttaaaataaattacaaaacgtCAACCTGGGTACATGTATCTGACTATTGTAATTTGTTAGGAACATTTTACATTAGGAAGTTCTTTCTTAAATTAATTACTGTGgcaacaaaataaatgaattactCTGGCAACAAAAGAAATGAATTACTCCCATAAAAATTGCTTGTATAAAAACAAGCGAAGatctaatataacatataggAAAAGTAAGCAAATCGACATagaaaagaaacataaattaattttctgAGAAATTGAATACTTTACAAGTGGAACAGTTAAAAGAACTGGCAATATCTTCTTAGATCCAAAACTGAAAGAGACTCGCAGTATCTCAATCTCAAATTATTCTCTACACTGAGTTGGGTACactcaaagaagaaaaaaaacacaatatatttgtataaataatCTGAATGAATCTTGGGATGATAGTGAGCTTCCTTATCATGAACAATTTAGAATAGAAGCTAGAGCAGTGAAGTAGTCTTCAGTGCAAGGGATTGTAAGACCTCCCATGGGATGATCGAACCCAAATTCTTCTTCCGCGAGATTCAGCAAACTTTGGAACAATGGATGGTTTAAATATGATATAGGTATCACAAATCTCTTCATTTGGTAATTCTCACCCACGTAGACGGCCACATGACCCTTTGGGACATTATTAGTACCCGACATCGCCAAGAGGCTCGCAATTCTGGCTGATAAGCTTCTTTGAAGCTTTTGCTTGGCGTGAGACAGTCCAATCAACTGAATACCCATTTTTGAGGATCAATGCAAGTAATTAAAAAAGAGATCTTGAAAGGAAGAAAGAATCTTAAGTGACGAATATTTTACTATCTTGGTCTTCTATTGAAATGGATTAGTTAGTTTGTAAGCAAGGTTCTCAAAGTGCACCATGTATATATAGGGAAACTAAAAGAATTTGTGACCGCAATTCACTCGAGAGTAATAGTTTGGGGAACATATCAGGTGGAGCTATTGGATGAAGTTCACATGCTTATGCCTTGTCTTTTTAGAACCAATATTTTTTCCTTTGAGTGATGAAACATGTTTATAAGACCCTACCATTCCCGAAGATGAATTATAACAACCTACTGTCTCTTATATGAATAGAATCAAAATACGAATGGACAAACATTTACAATCAACTTGTATGAGATTATTACTTTTGATAAAGACGTTCCGTAGATACACAAAAAATGTGTTCGGAAATTGGATGTATACAATGGTTTGCTAGATAATAACTAAATCTGACTTAAATGAATTCAAGTTAGGACCGGATTATAAGTTACTCGAGAGTAATAGTTTGAGGAACATATCAGGTGGAGCTAGTGGATGAAGTTCACATGCTTATGCCTTGTGTTTCTAGAAACCACtttgtattttctttctttttggtgAAGCATGTTTATAATTAGACCCTACCATTTCCACAGATGAATTATAACAAGTTAACAACCTACCCATATCTTATATTAATCGAACCAATACAAGAAAGGAGAAACATGTTACAATCAACttgtatgaaatttttttttttttgataaagacaTTCCATAGACATATAAAAGGTGTGTTCGGAAActggatatatatattttttttttgaccggAGGAAACTGGATATATATACGATGTTTTGCTTTTCGCCCGAGTGATTTGACGTACCATATTAAGCAAACTGTTTCAGATTAGGACTTTTTGGTTTGTGGGGTGAGGTACACGATCGATCATAGTCCCATACTTTGAAATAGGCCACAGCCCACATGCAAGAAGTAGAgaataaataatacatgaatTCCAATTAATTATCCCATGCATCGTTTCTCTATACAAGGTTAAAGTAAATCCACACTGTACCGTGCGAGACTTTTGAGAGGCCTGAGGCAAgatttttagaaataattttgaATGCATGTCATGTtatggaaagaagaagtttatGAGGAGGTATTTGGTCGAACTCAGGTTGAGACTAACTTCTTAAGACATAGAGTATGAATGAAACTTTCTTTTGGGGCCCCAAatcatcatatatttatatttatcgggggggggggggggggggggctaaGACAGATGCCTTTTTCAGTAGACTATAAACACGGCTCTGAATCCACATCACATAGTATTTAACCACGTTTCAGACTGTCATTAAACCAGCTATGAATATGAAATGACATCCACCATTCCGCTACTTGGGTCCGGTCCTAACTTGAAGGCACTTTagttcggttcagattttttCTCACTAAGTTAAGAAATTGTATGAATTCAGCGAGAAAATATAGTTCCTGAAGAacagaaagaaaatgaaaaaccaTTAAAATGT contains these protein-coding regions:
- the LOC106374195 gene encoding auxin-induced protein 15A-like encodes the protein MGIQLIGLSHAKQKLQRSLSARIASLLAMSGTNNVPKGHVAVYVGENYQMKRFVIPISYLNHPLFQSLLNLAEEEFGFDHPMGGLTIPCTEDYFTALASILNCS